The following are from one region of the Syntrophorhabdales bacterium genome:
- a CDS encoding methyltransferase domain-containing protein, whose translation MDPDRAALNHQQEHWEKTYVENVDMFGDEPSYPVLKAVETFRKQKAKTILELGSGQGRDTLFLAQQGFRVYALDYSEEGRRTIKKKARIIGISSSVITMHHDIRQRLPFDDNFFDGCYSHMLYCMALTTSELEFLSEEIRRVLKPGSLNIYTVRHTGDPHYRTGTHRGEDMWEIGGGFVVHFFNREKIEHLATGYQIVGIEEFEETGLPKKLYLVTLKKS comes from the coding sequence ATGGACCCAGATAGAGCAGCATTGAACCATCAGCAGGAACATTGGGAGAAAACCTATGTCGAGAATGTAGACATGTTTGGTGACGAACCCAGCTATCCTGTTCTTAAAGCAGTTGAGACGTTCAGGAAACAGAAAGCAAAGACTATTCTGGAGCTTGGAAGTGGTCAGGGCAGAGACACCTTGTTCTTAGCACAACAAGGGTTCAGGGTCTATGCACTCGACTACAGTGAGGAAGGCCGGAGGACCATAAAGAAGAAAGCCAGAATAATCGGTATTTCATCTTCGGTCATAACGATGCATCACGATATTCGTCAACGTCTCCCTTTCGATGACAATTTCTTCGATGGATGCTACTCACACATGCTCTACTGCATGGCGCTCACTACCTCGGAACTTGAGTTTCTCTCAGAAGAAATCCGTCGAGTGCTCAAACCTGGTAGTCTCAACATCTACACGGTCCGTCACACGGGAGACCCTCACTATAGGACAGGAACACATCGTGGTGAAGATATGTGGGAGATAGGAGGAGGATTTGTCGTCCATTTCTTCAATAGGGAGAAAATAGAACATCTGGCAACGGGCTATCAGATTGTAGGTATCGAGGAGTTTGAGGAGACCGGATTGCCGAAGAAGTTGTACCTTGTAACACTCAAGAAAAGTTGA
- a CDS encoding metallophosphoesterase produces the protein MITRRHFLRLLAVSPGLGAGVYTWRWEPRWVEIVPRRLPVRSLPDCLAGARLVQLSDLHIGPHVDDAYLIHAFQKVKRLAPDIVVYTGDFTSYERNVFAHAGRMFPQLPRGRRATFAVLGNHDYGSTWKDSGIADRFVTLLAAAGVRILRNEVAEVDDLQIAGLDDLWAGRLEPVRTFAALDPAKASLVLAHNPDAADLPGWGGYTGWILAGHTHGGQCKPPFLPPPLLPVRNRRYTSGEFALSGGRRMYINRGIGHTLQVRFNVRPEVTLFHLERA, from the coding sequence ATGATCACCCGTCGTCACTTTCTCCGTCTGCTGGCTGTTTCTCCCGGTCTCGGCGCGGGCGTCTACACATGGCGCTGGGAGCCTCGCTGGGTAGAGATCGTACCACGGCGGCTGCCGGTGCGCTCCCTGCCAGACTGCCTTGCGGGCGCCCGGCTGGTGCAGCTCAGTGACCTGCACATCGGTCCGCATGTGGACGACGCTTACCTGATCCACGCCTTTCAGAAGGTGAAACGACTTGCTCCCGACATCGTGGTCTATACGGGCGACTTCACGAGCTACGAGAGGAACGTCTTTGCGCATGCCGGCCGGATGTTTCCGCAGCTGCCGCGAGGAAGACGTGCTACTTTTGCAGTGCTGGGCAACCACGATTATGGCAGCACGTGGAAGGACTCGGGGATTGCCGACAGGTTCGTCACGTTGCTCGCTGCGGCGGGAGTGCGAATCCTGCGCAACGAGGTCGCTGAGGTCGACGACCTGCAGATTGCCGGGCTGGATGACCTGTGGGCTGGTCGTCTTGAGCCGGTGAGGACCTTCGCGGCCCTTGATCCTGCCAAGGCATCCCTCGTACTGGCCCACAACCCGGACGCGGCTGATCTGCCGGGCTGGGGAGGCTACACAGGATGGATTCTCGCCGGACACACTCACGGCGGGCAGTGCAAACCCCCCTTTCTCCCGCCCCCTCTGCTGCCTGTGCGGAACCGACGGTACACGTCAGGCGAGTTTGCGCTCTCTGGCGGACGCCGCATGTACATCAACAGGGGGATCGGCCATACGCTCCAGGTGCGATTCAATGTCCGTCCCGAGGTCACGCTCTTTCACCTCGAGCGTGCGTGA
- a CDS encoding ATP-dependent 6-phosphofructokinase produces MAQHVGVITSGGDCPGLNALIRAIGKGGQDAYGMHVIGFLNGFRGLVQDRSMELDDRTLSGILTYGGTILGTSRDKPNRMTIGDKTRDMTDAIVDTYHRHHLDALVCIGGAGTQKNSILLKNAGLNVVTLPKTIDNDVAVTDTCVGFDTAVSIATEAIDRLHSTATSHNRVIVVEVMGHRAGWLALSAGTAGGADVILIPEIPYRAERVAESIRERTRKGKRFSIVVAAEGAMSKQDAKTVEALATKKRNAESKQARQKASDQLSAFHEAHVGHTIGLTKELERLTGQESRLTILGHLQRGGTPSAADRVLATWLGTECVRLLKEEHYGVMVAVQGREIKAVPLEEVAGKKKFVPINHPLIESARLVSTSFGD; encoded by the coding sequence CTCAATGCGCTGATCAGGGCCATCGGCAAGGGCGGCCAGGATGCGTACGGCATGCACGTGATCGGTTTTCTCAATGGGTTCCGCGGCCTGGTGCAGGATCGCAGTATGGAACTGGATGACCGTACCCTCTCCGGGATCCTGACATACGGCGGCACGATACTGGGGACCAGCCGTGACAAACCAAACCGTATGACCATAGGGGACAAGACGCGGGACATGACCGATGCGATTGTCGATACCTATCACCGACACCATCTTGATGCGCTCGTATGCATCGGAGGCGCTGGTACCCAGAAGAACTCGATACTCCTGAAGAACGCTGGTCTCAATGTGGTGACGCTTCCAAAAACGATTGACAATGATGTGGCCGTGACCGACACGTGTGTCGGCTTTGACACTGCGGTGAGCATTGCGACGGAGGCAATAGATAGGCTTCATTCTACGGCTACGAGTCATAATCGGGTGATCGTCGTCGAGGTCATGGGTCATCGGGCCGGATGGCTGGCGCTGAGCGCCGGCACGGCCGGTGGCGCGGACGTGATCCTGATTCCTGAAATTCCGTATCGAGCGGAGCGCGTTGCAGAGTCTATTCGCGAGAGAACCCGGAAAGGAAAGCGATTCAGCATTGTGGTGGCGGCTGAAGGCGCCATGTCAAAGCAGGACGCCAAGACAGTCGAGGCACTTGCAACAAAGAAACGCAATGCCGAAAGCAAGCAGGCGCGGCAGAAAGCATCGGATCAACTCAGCGCGTTCCATGAGGCGCATGTGGGGCACACCATCGGGCTTACTAAGGAACTGGAGCGATTGACAGGGCAGGAGTCCCGCCTGACCATTCTGGGTCACCTTCAGCGGGGAGGGACGCCTTCCGCGGCGGACCGCGTATTGGCTACATGGCTGGGCACAGAGTGTGTCCGTCTCCTTAAAGAGGAGCACTACGGCGTCATGGTTGCAGTCCAGGGCCGCGAGATCAAGGCTGTGCCTCTGGAAGAGGTCGCGGGCAAGAAGAAGTTCGTGCCGATCAATCACCCGCTGATCGAAAGTGCGCGGCTGGTGAGCACGTCGTTTGGCGACTGA